One Chryseobacterium wanjuense genomic region harbors:
- a CDS encoding lmo0937 family membrane protein codes for MRSILWLVAVICIVVWLLGMLGIVPGMSTGYLVHVLLVIAIIVILYNIITGRKPLD; via the coding sequence ATGAGAAGTATATTATGGTTAGTCGCAGTCATTTGTATTGTAGTATGGCTTTTAGGAATGTTAGGTATTGTACCGGGAATGAGCACGGGGTACCTTGTTCATGTTTTATTGGTAATTGCCATTATAGTAATTCTATACAATATTATTACAGGCAGAAAACCCTTAGATTAA
- a CDS encoding DUF421 domain-containing protein, which yields MLSVFLLKLDWKELLMGHEEWSFLLEIILRTFIMFITIIIGLRVLGKRGVKQLSLFELVVIIGLGSAAGDPMFNKDVGIVSSIIVFLVIIVLYSVVTYFIGKSKGFEKLVEGKSICLVENGEFAIENFKKENLGSDEFFAELRLKSISQLGQIEKAIEEISGEISVFYYENENVKYGLPIMPDSLNHTLKNITQEGYYSCIFCGHTEEKQIGNAGICPKCEKDEWVHSSNKRRIT from the coding sequence ATGTTATCCGTATTTTTATTAAAACTCGACTGGAAAGAATTATTGATGGGACACGAAGAATGGTCCTTTCTTCTGGAAATTATCCTCCGGACTTTCATTATGTTTATAACGATTATCATCGGGCTGCGGGTTTTAGGGAAGCGGGGAGTGAAGCAGCTTTCTCTTTTTGAACTGGTCGTTATCATCGGCCTGGGTTCGGCGGCGGGAGATCCCATGTTTAATAAAGATGTGGGAATTGTGTCTTCGATCATTGTGTTTCTGGTGATTATTGTTTTATATTCAGTCGTGACGTATTTCATTGGGAAAAGTAAAGGCTTCGAAAAATTAGTGGAAGGAAAATCCATTTGTCTTGTCGAAAACGGAGAATTTGCCATTGAAAACTTTAAAAAGGAAAATCTGGGAAGCGATGAATTTTTTGCTGAATTAAGATTAAAAAGTATTTCGCAATTAGGCCAGATAGAAAAAGCGATTGAAGAAATTTCGGGTGAGATCAGTGTTTTTTATTACGAGAATGAAAATGTAAAATATGGTCTTCCCATCATGCCCGATTCTCTTAATCATACTTTGAAAAATATTACACAAGAAGGGTATTACTCCTGTATATTTTGTGGTCATACCGAAGAAAAACAGATAGGTAATGCAGGAATCTGCCCTAAGTGTGAAAAAGATGAATGGGTTCACTCAAGCAATAAAAGACGAATTACATAA
- a CDS encoding Cof-type HAD-IIB family hydrolase, protein MMDTFNAENPTPIKAVFFDIDGTLISFKTNKIPDSTKKAIENLRRKGIKVIVATGRSINTLAHISHIEFDGFITFNGGYCATTDGEILSKNIIDPNDIKNLINYAENFPLSYSLMYEDKVEINDATPEVVGMYAHVNLPVPPIHDKENIDIENVFQANIFLGPDAEKEFMETVMPNSVASRWTPLFADVNPGGISKKVGVQTFCDHFGIDVSETMSFGDGGNDIFMLKFTKIGIAMGNANENVKEIADYITEDVDNNGIEKALLHFGLI, encoded by the coding sequence ATGATGGATACTTTTAATGCTGAAAACCCTACCCCAATAAAAGCTGTATTTTTCGATATCGACGGAACTTTAATAAGTTTTAAAACCAATAAAATCCCCGATTCTACCAAGAAAGCGATTGAAAATCTACGTCGTAAAGGAATTAAAGTGATTGTCGCAACAGGCCGTTCTATCAATACCTTGGCGCATATCTCGCATATCGAATTTGATGGTTTTATTACTTTTAATGGAGGATATTGCGCGACGACTGATGGTGAAATTTTATCTAAAAACATAATTGACCCGAATGATATTAAGAATTTAATCAATTACGCTGAAAATTTTCCTTTAAGCTATTCGCTCATGTACGAAGATAAAGTGGAGATCAATGATGCGACTCCTGAAGTTGTTGGGATGTATGCTCATGTGAATCTTCCGGTTCCTCCTATTCATGATAAAGAAAATATTGATATTGAAAATGTATTTCAGGCGAATATTTTTCTTGGTCCTGATGCTGAAAAAGAGTTCATGGAAACGGTAATGCCTAACAGTGTGGCTTCAAGATGGACGCCTTTATTTGCCGATGTGAATCCGGGAGGAATTAGTAAAAAGGTCGGTGTACAGACTTTTTGCGATCATTTCGGGATCGATGTTTCAGAAACCATGTCTTTTGGAGATGGTGGAAATGACATTTTTATGTTAAAATTTACGAAAATCGGAATTGCAATGGGAAATGCCAATGAAAATGTAAAAGAAATCGCCGATTATATTACGGAAGACGTTGATAATAACGGTATTGAAAAGGCTTTGCTGCATTTTGGACTTATTTAA
- a CDS encoding PA2169 family four-helix-bundle protein: MENQQEISVLNDLLHITNDRIQGFAKVEGKIWENYPDVKDEYARMISFSKVMKNELINLITERGGNAQDSPSVAGALHRTWIDIKNSFMSANVESTLGNVVFGEKAAIEAYENALSSGDLSSESSKTVADQLKHIRDSYHQFKNIEEYKKKD, encoded by the coding sequence ATGGAAAATCAACAAGAAATATCGGTCTTGAATGACCTGCTTCACATTACCAACGACAGGATTCAAGGTTTTGCAAAAGTAGAAGGAAAAATCTGGGAAAATTATCCTGATGTAAAAGACGAATACGCCCGCATGATTTCTTTCTCGAAAGTGATGAAGAACGAACTCATTAACCTCATCACAGAAAGAGGAGGCAATGCCCAGGATTCGCCGTCCGTAGCCGGAGCGCTGCACAGAACCTGGATTGACATTAAAAACTCTTTCATGTCTGCCAACGTAGAATCTACCTTAGGAAATGTAGTTTTTGGCGAAAAAGCAGCTATTGAAGCCTATGAAAACGCCTTGAGCAGCGGAGATCTTTCCTCTGAAAGTTCAAAAACCGTCGCCGATCAGTTAAAACACATCAGAGATTCTTATCATCAGTTTAAAAATATTGAAGAGTACAAAAAGAAAGATTAA
- a CDS encoding alpha/beta fold hydrolase, whose amino-acid sequence MNSNALTSATQFAPINGHNIAYRKFGKGMPMFFTNRFRGIMDTWDPLFLDKLAENNTIILLDYPGIGSSEGELPLHIAEVAATVPQLADFLEIEKFNILGWSYGGLVAQTVMFQNQDRVLKTVLIGTNPPGENEIPIEEVFYDHALKPVNDLDDEYYLFFEPALEASKIAAVESHNRISQRLDVSLIPSTMDIFQRYFSGTASFKEDKLNFREAYKTLKTPVLVVSGDHDISFATDNWFPLLQNAPSMQHIILHGSGHGPQHQFPELTADYINLFLASN is encoded by the coding sequence ATGAATTCAAATGCTTTAACATCAGCAACGCAATTTGCGCCCATTAATGGTCACAACATCGCTTATCGTAAGTTTGGAAAAGGAATGCCCATGTTTTTTACCAATCGTTTCAGAGGAATAATGGATACCTGGGATCCTTTGTTTTTGGATAAACTTGCAGAAAATAATACCATCATTTTGTTGGATTATCCGGGAATCGGGAGTTCGGAAGGAGAACTTCCTTTACATATCGCAGAAGTTGCAGCCACAGTTCCTCAACTGGCAGATTTTCTTGAGATTGAAAAATTCAATATTCTGGGCTGGTCTTATGGTGGATTGGTCGCGCAGACGGTGATGTTCCAGAACCAGGACAGGGTGTTGAAAACGGTATTAATAGGAACAAATCCTCCCGGGGAAAACGAAATTCCGATCGAGGAGGTTTTCTATGATCATGCTTTGAAACCTGTTAATGACCTAGATGATGAATATTATTTATTCTTCGAACCGGCATTGGAAGCCAGTAAAATTGCTGCCGTAGAGTCTCACAACAGGATCAGCCAAAGACTGGATGTCAGCTTGATTCCGTCTACAATGGACATTTTTCAAAGGTATTTTTCGGGAACAGCAAGTTTTAAAGAAGATAAACTCAATTTCAGAGAAGCTTATAAAACCTTAAAAACTCCGGTTTTGGTGGTTTCAGGCGATCATGATATCAGCTTTGCGACAGATAATTGGTTTCCATTATTGCAGAATGCTCCCAGTATGCAGCATATTATTCTGCACGGATCGGGACATGGGCCGCAGCATCAGTTCCCTGAGTTAACAGCAGATTATATCAACTTATTTTTAGCATCAAATTAA
- a CDS encoding aldo/keto reductase: MKSHILTEKHRLGLGGVAIGTAFEKLTDGESYEVLQKAWDLGIRYYDTSPWYGLTKSERRFGNFLHGQNRDEFVFSTKVGRLFVEVPENEVPPTMWKAPLNYDFEHNYTADAIKRSIEESLERTRLSHIDIVYVHDLSEDQVGDRYPYFLKQAREGAFKVLSELRNQGVIKAWGMGVNKIEPILDCLDSADPDICLSATQYSILDHEDAVDRLLPAVKKAGVKLVSGAGYNSGFIAGRNRYNYVDVIPKGMTEKLNKINEIAKKYNTTAVHAALQFVLAADEFASIIPGASRPEQVEDNVNALNEKIPTDFWNELKSEGLIYEKAQTPA, encoded by the coding sequence ATGAAATCACACATTTTAACGGAAAAACACCGGTTAGGTCTAGGTGGAGTAGCTATAGGAACCGCTTTTGAGAAACTAACCGACGGAGAATCTTATGAAGTTTTGCAGAAAGCATGGGATCTGGGAATACGCTATTACGATACATCGCCCTGGTACGGATTGACGAAAAGTGAAAGACGCTTCGGAAATTTTCTTCACGGGCAAAACAGAGATGAATTTGTATTTTCAACAAAAGTGGGAAGACTATTCGTGGAAGTTCCTGAAAATGAAGTCCCTCCAACCATGTGGAAAGCACCTTTGAATTATGATTTTGAACATAATTATACCGCAGATGCCATCAAAAGATCCATCGAAGAAAGTCTGGAAAGAACGCGGCTCAGTCATATCGACATTGTTTACGTTCATGATTTGTCTGAAGATCAGGTGGGTGACCGTTATCCCTATTTTTTAAAACAGGCGAGAGAAGGCGCTTTTAAAGTATTATCGGAATTAAGGAATCAGGGCGTGATCAAAGCCTGGGGAATGGGCGTGAATAAAATAGAACCGATCCTCGACTGCCTGGATTCTGCCGATCCTGATATTTGTCTTTCGGCGACGCAATATTCTATTCTGGATCATGAAGATGCGGTCGACAGACTACTTCCTGCTGTAAAGAAAGCCGGAGTAAAACTTGTTTCCGGAGCGGGATACAATTCTGGTTTTATCGCCGGAAGAAACCGCTACAATTATGTGGATGTGATTCCGAAGGGGATGACAGAAAAGCTTAATAAAATCAATGAAATAGCAAAAAAATACAATACCACTGCCGTTCATGCTGCCTTGCAGTTTGTGTTGGCTGCGGATGAATTTGCTTCCATTATTCCCGGCGCAAGCAGACCGGAACAGGTTGAGGATAATGTCAATGCCTTAAACGAAAAAATTCCTACCGATTTCTGGAATGAATTAAAATCAGAAGGATTGATTTATGAAAAAGCTCAGACTCCGGCATAA
- the bioB gene encoding biotin synthase BioB encodes MDKKNQIRNDWTKEEIEEIYNLPLLELIYKAATVHREWHNPEEVQMSTLLSIKTGGCPEDCSYCGQAARYHTNIKVQALLPTEQVIEHAKKAKEGGSSRFCMAAAWREVRNNRDFDRVIDMVKGVNELGMEVCCTLGMLTEEQAVRLQEAGLYAYNHNLDTSEQYYEEIISTRTFDNRINTINNVRKAGITVCSGGIIGLGETHKDRISMLLTLATMPKHPESVPINALARVEGTPLQDNEKTNTWEMVRMIATARIVMPSSMVRLSAGRIEMTEFEQGWCFMAGANSIFTGERETLLVTPNPGVSEDMQMLQTLGLKPMMREKTMC; translated from the coding sequence ATGGATAAAAAAAATCAAATCAGAAACGACTGGACCAAAGAAGAAATAGAGGAAATCTACAATCTTCCCCTTCTCGAACTTATCTATAAAGCAGCAACCGTTCACCGCGAATGGCACAATCCGGAAGAAGTTCAGATGTCGACTTTACTATCGATAAAAACCGGAGGTTGTCCTGAAGATTGTTCGTATTGCGGACAGGCAGCCCGTTATCACACCAATATTAAAGTTCAGGCTCTACTTCCAACGGAGCAAGTGATCGAACATGCCAAAAAAGCTAAGGAAGGCGGTTCATCCCGTTTCTGCATGGCTGCGGCATGGCGTGAAGTTCGTAATAACCGTGATTTCGACAGGGTAATCGACATGGTAAAAGGGGTGAATGAACTTGGAATGGAAGTTTGCTGCACTCTGGGAATGCTGACAGAAGAACAAGCCGTTCGCCTTCAGGAAGCCGGTCTTTACGCCTACAATCACAATCTGGATACTTCTGAGCAATATTATGAAGAAATCATTTCAACGAGAACTTTTGATAATAGAATCAACACTATTAATAATGTAAGAAAAGCGGGAATCACCGTTTGTTCAGGAGGAATTATCGGTCTTGGAGAAACTCATAAAGACAGAATTTCCATGCTTTTAACACTGGCAACGATGCCGAAACATCCTGAATCCGTTCCGATCAATGCATTGGCGAGGGTAGAGGGAACTCCGCTTCAGGACAACGAAAAAACAAACACCTGGGAAATGGTAAGAATGATTGCTACAGCGAGAATTGTCATGCCTTCATCCATGGTTCGTCTGAGCGCGGGAAGAATCGAAATGACAGAATTTGAGCAAGGATGGTGTTTTATGGCCGGAGCCAACTCAATCTTTACAGGAGAAAGAGAAACTTTATTGGTAACCCCAAATCCGGGTGTTTCTGAAGATATGCAAATGCTGCAAACTTTAGGATTAAAGCCCATGATGAGAGAAAAAACAATGTGCTAG
- the bioA gene encoding adenosylmethionine--8-amino-7-oxononanoate transaminase, which yields MNLSERDQAVNWHPYTQMKTAGNAIPIVKGQGVYLFDDQGKKYIDAVSSWWVTLHGHSHPYIAQKVFEQLTTLEQVIFAGFTHEPAIRLSENLLKLLPENQQKVFYSDNGSTAVEVALKMCIQFAYNQGKEKTKILAFENAYHGDTFGAMSVSGRSVWTKPFGEMLFEVIFIDTPTSENLENLKKIIKNNADDIACFIYEPLVQGAAGMLMHNPEDLSELMKFCREQEILMIQDEVFTGFGRTGKLFAADYFSEKPDIMCFSKGLTGGTMPMGITTCSKEIFNAFLSEDKYKTLFHGHSFTANPLACTAALASMELLLNEETQEKINLISKKHSEFSRTLEINPKVENIRQMGTILAWDFKTEHGTSYFNTIGKLLYEEFLNKGIIMRPLGNVMYLVPPYCITSQELDFIYLAILEVLEGV from the coding sequence ATGAATCTATCCGAGCGCGACCAGGCCGTCAACTGGCATCCTTACACACAGATGAAAACAGCGGGAAATGCCATTCCTATTGTAAAAGGGCAAGGTGTTTATCTTTTTGATGATCAGGGAAAAAAGTACATCGATGCCGTTTCTTCGTGGTGGGTAACCTTGCACGGGCACTCGCATCCTTATATTGCTCAAAAAGTTTTTGAACAACTTACTACTTTGGAACAGGTCATATTCGCGGGATTCACGCATGAGCCTGCAATACGGCTTTCAGAAAATCTTTTAAAGCTTCTTCCTGAAAATCAGCAGAAAGTTTTTTATTCGGATAATGGGTCGACTGCGGTGGAAGTGGCGCTGAAAATGTGTATTCAATTTGCCTATAACCAGGGGAAGGAAAAAACAAAAATTTTGGCGTTTGAAAATGCTTATCACGGCGATACATTCGGGGCGATGTCGGTAAGCGGAAGAAGTGTCTGGACAAAACCTTTTGGGGAAATGCTTTTTGAAGTGATTTTTATCGATACACCGACTTCTGAAAATCTTGAAAATTTAAAAAAAATTATTAAAAACAATGCAGATGATATCGCCTGTTTTATCTATGAACCGCTTGTTCAGGGAGCTGCAGGAATGTTGATGCACAATCCGGAAGATTTATCAGAACTAATGAAATTCTGCCGGGAGCAGGAAATTTTAATGATTCAGGATGAAGTTTTTACTGGTTTTGGCCGAACCGGAAAATTATTCGCTGCCGATTATTTTTCCGAAAAACCTGATATCATGTGCTTTTCGAAGGGCTTAACAGGTGGAACAATGCCTATGGGAATCACAACCTGTTCTAAGGAAATTTTTAATGCTTTTTTGTCTGAAGATAAATATAAAACATTATTTCACGGGCATTCATTTACAGCAAATCCTTTGGCCTGTACCGCAGCGTTGGCCAGTATGGAGCTTTTATTGAATGAAGAGACTCAGGAAAAAATTAATTTAATAAGTAAAAAGCATTCGGAATTTTCCAGGACATTAGAAATCAATCCTAAAGTTGAAAATATTCGTCAAATGGGGACAATTTTAGCATGGGATTTTAAAACAGAACACGGAACTTCTTATTTCAATACTATTGGAAAACTTTTATATGAAGAATTTTTAAACAAGGGAATTATCATGAGACCTTTGGGAAATGTCATGTATCTGGTTCCTCCTTACTGCATTACTTCTCAGGAATTGGATTTTATTTATCTTGCTATTTTAGAGGTTTTGGAAGGGGTTTGA
- a CDS encoding helix-turn-helix domain-containing protein → MKHYKTITELHAGNLWDPPQHPLLGLVGCLSTCTLGNQEFTADCYIIAFKKIKSGIFMYGRTPYDHDNGCLFFTKPRQVIEMKDLKFEENGFMLMIDPDYLNGHELFKTIDQYGFFDYEVTEAIHLSPKEEQIILELHEKIQNEYFNNPDEYSREIILSHVSSILKYSQRFYKRQFIDRAQITGKTTSKFNDVLKKYINEGNLENKGLPNVSYIAEQLAISPRYLSDLLKQESGKTAIELIHIFLISEAKNLLRIGEKGVTEIAYELGFENASYFTRLFKKQTGMKPLEFRKTNLN, encoded by the coding sequence ATGAAACATTATAAAACCATCACAGAACTTCATGCAGGAAATCTTTGGGATCCGCCTCAGCATCCGCTTTTGGGTTTGGTGGGCTGTCTTTCAACCTGTACTCTAGGTAATCAGGAATTTACTGCTGACTGCTACATTATTGCATTCAAAAAAATAAAATCCGGGATTTTCATGTACGGTAGGACGCCTTATGACCACGACAATGGCTGTCTGTTTTTTACCAAGCCGAGACAGGTGATTGAAATGAAAGACCTGAAATTTGAGGAAAATGGTTTTATGCTAATGATTGATCCTGATTATCTCAACGGTCATGAGTTGTTTAAAACTATCGATCAATACGGATTTTTTGATTATGAGGTAACGGAAGCCATCCATCTTTCACCGAAAGAGGAGCAGATCATTCTTGAGCTTCACGAAAAAATCCAGAATGAATATTTCAATAACCCCGATGAATACAGCCGTGAAATAATTTTAAGCCATGTTTCATCCATTTTAAAATATTCTCAGCGTTTTTACAAAAGACAGTTTATTGACCGTGCACAGATTACAGGAAAAACTACATCAAAATTCAATGATGTATTAAAAAAATACATTAACGAAGGAAACTTAGAGAACAAAGGACTTCCGAATGTAAGCTATATTGCTGAGCAACTGGCTATTTCACCCCGTTATCTAAGTGATCTATTGAAGCAGGAATCCGGTAAAACAGCTATTGAGCTGATTCATATTTTCCTGATTTCAGAAGCGAAAAATTTGCTACGAATCGGAGAAAAAGGAGTAACGGAGATTGCTTATGAACTGGGATTTGAGAATGCTTCTTATTTTACACGTCTTTTCAAAAAACAGACGGGAATGAAGCCTTTGGAATTCAGAAAAACAAACTTGAATTAA
- a CDS encoding NAD(P)/FAD-dependent oxidoreductase: MKKHIVIVGGGFAGINLVKSLVNDNRFQITLVDKNNYHFFPPLIYQVATSFIQASNISYPFRRLFSNYENVHFHMGKLVKVDSETDSIETDTGRIRYDYLVLALGTETNFFGMENVQKCALPMKSIEEALYLRNYMLLTLEEAARNKDAKEAEKLQNIVIAGGGPTGVELAGMMAEMGRYIAQKEYPEIKLRFSNIYLIDALPSLLSPMSKLAQEAAYNKLEKLGVKIILNVAVKDYVDNKVILADGKTIETETLIWTSGVIGREVPGIPEESVGKGRRLLVDAYNKVQGTKNIYALGDIALQLTEEKYPKGHPQLAQVAIQHAKNFAKNLKRIEDGKVLIPFKYNDKGSMAIISKYNAVVDLPKFSFKGFFAWLTWLFIHIIPLVGFQNKVRLALDWLRLFITNNPSIRLILQPKRNNI, encoded by the coding sequence ATGAAAAAGCATATCGTCATTGTAGGCGGAGGTTTTGCCGGAATCAATCTGGTAAAATCTTTGGTGAATGATAACAGATTTCAGATTACGCTGGTTGATAAGAACAATTACCACTTTTTTCCGCCTCTTATCTATCAGGTGGCCACTTCTTTTATTCAGGCCTCAAATATCAGTTATCCCTTCCGCAGGCTGTTTTCCAACTATGAAAACGTCCATTTTCACATGGGAAAACTTGTAAAAGTAGATTCGGAAACTGATTCCATTGAAACCGATACCGGAAGAATCCGATATGATTATCTGGTGCTTGCTTTGGGAACGGAAACCAATTTTTTCGGAATGGAAAACGTGCAAAAATGCGCCCTTCCGATGAAAAGTATTGAAGAAGCCCTTTATCTCAGAAATTATATGCTGCTCACTCTCGAAGAAGCGGCACGAAATAAAGACGCAAAAGAAGCCGAAAAATTACAGAATATTGTGATCGCAGGTGGCGGACCGACCGGTGTGGAACTTGCCGGAATGATGGCTGAAATGGGAAGATACATCGCACAAAAAGAATATCCTGAAATAAAATTAAGATTTTCAAATATCTATCTGATCGATGCGCTTCCTTCCCTGCTTTCCCCGATGAGTAAACTCGCTCAGGAAGCGGCTTACAATAAATTGGAAAAACTGGGCGTGAAAATCATCCTGAATGTAGCAGTGAAAGATTATGTGGATAATAAAGTGATTTTAGCGGACGGAAAAACCATAGAAACCGAAACCCTGATCTGGACTTCCGGTGTGATCGGGCGTGAAGTTCCGGGAATTCCTGAAGAAAGTGTGGGAAAAGGCAGAAGATTGCTCGTGGATGCTTATAATAAAGTTCAGGGAACGAAAAATATTTATGCTTTAGGCGATATTGCTTTACAACTTACCGAAGAAAAATATCCGAAAGGTCATCCTCAATTGGCTCAGGTGGCGATTCAGCATGCTAAAAATTTTGCGAAAAACCTGAAACGTATCGAAGACGGAAAAGTTCTTATTCCTTTTAAATACAATGACAAAGGAAGTATGGCGATTATATCGAAATACAATGCGGTGGTCGATCTTCCGAAGTTTTCGTTTAAAGGTTTTTTTGCTTGGCTTACCTGGCTGTTTATACACATTATTCCGTTGGTAGGATTCCAAAACAAAGTGCGTCTGGCACTGGATTGGCTGAGATTGTTCATTACCAATAACCCTTCCATCAGGCTGATTCTTCAACCGAAAAGAAATAATATTTAA
- a CDS encoding bacteriocin-like protein gives MKNLKKLNRTELKTINGNGILDNVIGVVNGVGTVAGNTVTGLGGVVNGVGTGVVTTVGGAVAGLGGVVETTLCQVQCVINGVVTIKVLACGSTC, from the coding sequence ATGAAAAACTTAAAAAAATTGAACAGAACTGAATTGAAAACAATCAATGGAAACGGAATTCTTGACAACGTCATAGGAGTTGTGAATGGTGTTGGAACTGTTGCAGGCAACACAGTAACTGGTCTTGGCGGTGTAGTAAATGGTGTTGGAACCGGTGTGGTAACTACTGTAGGTGGTGCTGTTGCGGGGCTTGGAGGTGTTGTGGAAACGACATTATGCCAGGTACAGTGTGTCATAAATGGTGTTGTAACAATCAAAGTTCTTGCATGCGGATCTACTTGCTAA
- a CDS encoding DUF3078 domain-containing protein produces the protein MKKTLLPLSLSLGIFAFSQEIKTEAPAVDTTKAWSIQGQNTLMLNQSAFSNWVGGGANNVGWLAGVNYNLTYEKGKDLWENIIILGYGQNNTKGIGTRKTQDVINLSTNYGREFAKHWYISGGASLQTQFAAGYADGNNPEAAKISNFMAPGYFNIGAGVTYRPNDNLTVTLRPANARWTFVLDEDLQHAGTYGLKNDGDSSLFQFGFLGTAIYKLKIMENITLTNTGSVFSNYLDHPERLVLSYSGVLNMKINKFISTNITLDLLYDHNQIRRTQLKQTLGVGFAYNIEKGKKRSDNKDNQSWFKK, from the coding sequence ATGAAAAAAACTTTGTTACCCCTTTCCCTGTCGTTGGGAATTTTTGCTTTTTCACAAGAGATAAAAACTGAAGCACCGGCTGTAGATACTACAAAAGCCTGGAGTATTCAGGGGCAGAATACTTTAATGCTCAATCAGTCCGCATTTTCAAACTGGGTAGGCGGTGGAGCCAACAACGTGGGATGGCTTGCCGGAGTAAATTACAATCTTACCTACGAAAAAGGCAAAGATCTCTGGGAAAATATTATCATTCTCGGCTACGGACAAAACAATACAAAAGGCATAGGAACCAGAAAAACCCAGGATGTCATCAACCTTTCTACCAATTACGGAAGGGAATTTGCAAAACACTGGTATATTTCCGGCGGAGCAAGCTTGCAGACACAGTTTGCAGCAGGTTATGCAGACGGAAACAACCCTGAAGCTGCAAAAATTTCCAATTTTATGGCTCCCGGCTATTTCAATATTGGAGCCGGAGTTACTTACAGGCCGAATGATAACCTGACCGTGACTTTGCGCCCTGCCAATGCAAGATGGACTTTCGTTTTGGATGAAGACCTGCAGCACGCCGGAACATATGGTTTAAAAAACGACGGAGATTCCTCATTATTCCAGTTCGGTTTTTTGGGAACGGCCATTTATAAACTGAAAATTATGGAGAATATTACGCTTACCAACACAGGTTCCGTGTTCTCAAATTATCTCGACCATCCGGAAAGGCTGGTACTTTCGTACAGCGGAGTTTTAAATATGAAAATCAATAAATTTATTTCTACGAATATTACTTTGGATCTTCTTTACGATCATAATCAGATTAGAAGAACCCAGCTGAAACAGACGTTGGGAGTAGGTTTTGCCTATAATATCGAGAAAGGTAAAAAACGCTCTGACAATAAGGATAATCAGTCTTGGTTTAAGAAATAG
- a CDS encoding oxidoreductase has product MAKTVFITGASRGFGKLWTEAFLKRGDKVAASARNIAALDDLVEKYGDNILPVQLDVTNKEQVQQAVDTIQQHFGGIDILINNAGYGLFGTVEETTEEQARAQMETNFFGLLWVTQAVLPVMRAQKSGHIIQVSSFLGIKTLPMLGLYNASKFAVEGLSETIASEVAHLGIKFTLIEPNGFATEWAGSSATQTTSDIADYNPVREGFAATGENGELWGDPNATIEPILKVVDSENPPLRLLLGKIAYQFVHEMYNNRLKDIEEWKEVSIAAHGH; this is encoded by the coding sequence ATGGCAAAAACAGTTTTTATAACAGGAGCATCAAGAGGATTCGGAAAACTATGGACGGAAGCATTTTTAAAAAGAGGTGATAAAGTGGCCGCTTCCGCCAGAAATATTGCAGCGTTGGATGATCTTGTGGAAAAATACGGAGATAATATTCTTCCGGTACAATTGGATGTGACGAATAAAGAACAGGTTCAGCAGGCAGTCGATACCATTCAGCAACATTTCGGAGGTATTGATATTTTAATTAACAATGCAGGTTACGGACTTTTCGGAACAGTGGAAGAAACGACAGAAGAGCAGGCAAGAGCTCAAATGGAAACCAATTTTTTCGGATTGTTATGGGTGACCCAGGCTGTATTACCGGTAATGAGAGCTCAAAAAAGCGGACATATCATTCAGGTTTCCAGCTTTCTGGGAATCAAAACGTTACCCATGCTAGGTTTATATAATGCTTCAAAATTCGCTGTGGAAGGTTTAAGTGAAACTATTGCATCAGAAGTGGCACATTTAGGAATAAAATTCACTTTAATCGAACCCAACGGATTCGCTACAGAATGGGCGGGAAGCTCAGCAACACAAACTACTTCAGATATTGCAGATTATAATCCTGTACGTGAAGGTTTTGCAGCAACAGGAGAAAATGGAGAACTTTGGGGAGATCCGAATGCTACCATCGAACCTATTTTAAAAGTTGTGGACAGCGAAAATCCTCCGTTACGATTATTATTAGGAAAAATAGCCTATCAATTCGTTCATGAGATGTATAACAACAGATTAAAAGACATTGAAGAATGGAAAGAAGTAAGCATTGCTGCACATGGCCATTAA